One Prunus dulcis chromosome 7, ALMONDv2, whole genome shotgun sequence DNA segment encodes these proteins:
- the LOC117635846 gene encoding transcriptional corepressor LEUNIG-like isoform X1 codes for MSQSQTNWEADKMLDVYIYDYLMKRKLHASAKAFQDEGKVSTDPVAIDAPGGFLFEWWSVFWDIFIARTNEKHSEAAASYIETQVMKARELQQQHQQQKPQPQQQMQMQMQQQQQQQFLQRQQQQQQQQQQQQQQQQQQQQQQQQQRRDGTQLLNGTANGLVGNDPLLRQNPATANSMATKMYEERLKLPIQRDGLDDAAIKQRLGDNMSQLLDSNHASLLKAATTGGQPPRQMLHGTPGGMLGNLQQAHNRSQQLPGSTQDIKTEMMNPRAAAPEGSLIGAHGSNQGSNNLTLKGWPLTGFDRFRSGILQQQTSLMQSPQPFNQLQLQQQLMLAQQNLASPSANDLDSRRLRMLLNNQNTGLGKDGQLNSVDVSNVGSPVQVGCPVLPRADADMIMKLQQQQMQSNNQQQQQYSQHPLSSQQSQSSSQHLQQQEKIIGSGGIVADGSMANTLQGNDQASKSQIGRKRKQPVSSSGPANSSGTVNTTGPSPSSPSTPSTHTPGDVMSMPTLSHNGGSSKSLLMFGSDGLGSLASAQNKLTDVDRFVDDGSLEDNVESFLSHDDADPRGRVARCSDVSKGFTFTEVQLIPASTSKVECCHFSSDGKSLATGGHDRKAVLWCTESYTVKSTLEEHSQWITDVRFSPSMSRLATSSADKTVRVWDADNPGYSLRTFVGHSTTVMSVDFHPSKEDLLCSCDNNSEIRYWSIKNGSCAGVFKGGATQMRFQPKAGRNLAAAADNFVSILDVETQACMRKLQGHKNLVHSVCWDPSGDFLASVSDDLVRVWSVGSSVRGECIHELSCSGNKFNTCVFHPTCPSLLVIGCYETLELWNMTENKTMTLHAHDKLVSSLAVSDATGLVASASHDKFVRLWK; via the exons ATGTCTCAGAGTCAGACCAATTGGGAAGCTGATAAAAT GTtggatgtatatatatatgattaccTTATGAAGAGAAAATTACATGCTTCTGCAAAGGCATTTCAAGATGAAGGAAAAGTGTCTACAGATCCTGTAG CTATTGATGCACCTGGTGGCTTTCTTTTCGAATGGTGGTCTGTCTTTTGGGACATATTTATTGCTAGGACGAATGAGAAGCACTCAGAAGCAGCTGCATCTTACATTGAG ACGCAAGTGATGAAGGCGAGGGAGCTGCAGCAGCAACATCAGCAGCAGAAGCCTCAGCCGCAACAGCAAATGCAAATGCaaatgcagcagcagcagcagcagcagttCTTACAGAGgcagcaacagcagcaacagcagcaacaacagcagcaacaacagcaacaacagcagcagcagcagcagcaacagcagcgTCGAGATGGGACCCAGCTTCTAAATGGCACTGCCAATGGGCTTGTTGGCAATGATCCTCTTTTGAGGCAGAACCCTGCAACTGCTAATTCAATGGCAACAAAAATGTATGAGGAGAGATTAAAGCTTCCAATACAGAGGGATGGTTTGGATGATGCAGCTATCAAG CAAAGATTAGGTGATAATATGAGTCAGCTTCTGGATTCCAATCATGCCTCATTGTTGAAAGCCGCCACTACAGGTGGCCAGCCTCCTCG TCAAATGCTGCATGGTACACCTGGAGGTATGTTGGGGAATCTTCAACAAGCTCACAACCGGAGTCAGCAACTTCCTGGTTCGACACAG GACATAAAGACTGAGATGATGAACCCCAGAGCTGCTGCTCCAGAAGGATCATTGATTGGCGCTCATG GATCAAATCAAGGCAGTAACAATTTGACTCTGAAAGGATGGCCTTTAACG GGATTTGATCGGTTTCGATCTGGGATTCTTCAGCAGCAAACGTCTTTGATGCAGTCCCCTCAACCCTTCAATCAACTTCAGCTACAGCAGCAACTTATGCTTGCACAACAAAATCTGGCTTCCCCATCTGCCAATGACTTGGACAGTAGAAGGCTGAGAATGCTTCTCAACAATCAAAATACGGGTCTCGGGAAGGATGGTCAACTAAATTCTGTTGACGTATCTAACGTTGGATCACCAGTACAAGTTGGTTGCCCGGTATTACCTCGTGCGGATGCCGATATGATTATGAAG TTACAGCAACAGCAGATGCAAAGCAACAATCAACAGCAGCAACAGTATTCGCAGCATCCGCTTTCAAGTCAACAATCTCAGAGTTCAAGCCAACACCTACAGCAGcaagaaaaaattattggtTCTGGTGGCATTGTGGCAGATGGCAGCATGGCTAACACCTTACAAGGGAATGATCAG GCTTCAAAGAGTCAAATTGGGCGAAAGAGAAAGCAGCCAGTGTCATCTTCAGGTCCTGCCAATAGCTCAGGGACTGTTAATACCACAGGACCATCTCCCAGTTCACCTTCAACGCCTTCTACCCACACACCAGGAGATGTAATGTCTATGCCAACTTTATCCCATAATGGTGGTTCCTCAAAGTCTCTACTTATGTTTGGCTCTGATGGTTTGGGCTCACTTGCATCAGCGCAAAATAAATTG ACTGATGTGGACCGTTTTGTGGATGATGGATCTTTAGAGGATAATGTTGAATCGTTCTTATCACATGATGATGCTGACCCTAGAGGTAGAGTTGCTCGCTGTTCAGATGTCAGCAAAG GTTTCACTTTTACGGAAGTCCAGCTTATTCCGGCAAGTACAAGTAAAGTTGAATGCTGTCACTTCTCTTCAGATGGAAAATCACTTGCCACTGGTGGGCATGACCGAAAG GCTGTATTGTGGTGTACTGAGTCCTATACTGTAAAGTCTACACTTGAAGAGCATTCTCAATGGATAACCGATGTTCGTTTTAGTCCTAGCATGTCAAGGCTTGCTACATCTTCTGCTGACAAAACTGTCAGGGTTTGGGATGCTGATAAT CCTGGATATTCACTTCGGACTTTTGTGGGGCATTCTACAACTGTTATGTCAGTGGACTTCCACCCTAGTAAAGAGGACCTTCTCTGCTCTTGTGATAACAACAGTGAGATACGATACTGGAGTATCAAGAATGGTAGTTGTGCTGGGGTTTTCAAG GGTGGTGCAACTCAGATGAGGTTTCAACCCAAAGCTGGAAGAAACCTTGCAGCTGCAGCTGATAATTTTGTATCCATCCTTGATGTCGAGACGCAAGCTTGCATGCGTAAATTACAG GGCCATAAGAACCTTGTCCATTCTGTGTGCTGGGATCCTTCTGGTGACTTTCTAGCATCAGTGAGTGATGACTTGGTTAGAGTGTGGTCAGTTGGCTCCAGCGTCAGAGGGGAATGCATTCATGAGTTGAGCTGTTCTGGCAACAAATTTAATACATGTGTTTTCCATCCAACTTGTCCATCATTGTTGGTCATTGGCTGCTATGAG ACTTTGGAGCTTTGGAACATGACCGAGAACAAGACAATGACTCTGCATGCTCATGACAAGCTAGTATCTTCTTTGGCGGTATCAGATGCTACCGGGTTGGTTGCTTCAGCTAGCCACGACAAGTTTGTCAGGCTCTGGAAGTGA
- the LOC117635846 gene encoding transcriptional corepressor LEUNIG-like isoform X2 — MSQSQTNWEADKMLDVYIYDYLMKRKLHASAKAFQDEGKVSTDPVAIDAPGGFLFEWWSVFWDIFIARTNEKHSEAAASYIETQVMKARELQQQHQQQKPQPQQQMQMQMQQQQQQQFLQRQQQQQQQQQQQQQQQQQQQQQQQQQRRDGTQLLNGTANGLVGNDPLLRQNPATANSMATKMYEERLKLPIQRDGLDDAAIKQRLGDNMSQLLDSNHASLLKAATTGGQPPRQMLHGTPGGMLGNLQQAHNRSQQLPGSTQDIKTEMMNPRAAAPEGSLIGAHGSNQGSNNLTLKGWPLTGFDRFRSGILQQQTSLMQSPQPFNQLQLQQQLMLAQQNLASPSANDLDSRRLRMLLNNQNTGLGKDGQLNSVDVSNVGSPVQVGCPVLPRADADMIMKQMQSNNQQQQQYSQHPLSSQQSQSSSQHLQQQEKIIGSGGIVADGSMANTLQGNDQASKSQIGRKRKQPVSSSGPANSSGTVNTTGPSPSSPSTPSTHTPGDVMSMPTLSHNGGSSKSLLMFGSDGLGSLASAQNKLTDVDRFVDDGSLEDNVESFLSHDDADPRGRVARCSDVSKGFTFTEVQLIPASTSKVECCHFSSDGKSLATGGHDRKAVLWCTESYTVKSTLEEHSQWITDVRFSPSMSRLATSSADKTVRVWDADNPGYSLRTFVGHSTTVMSVDFHPSKEDLLCSCDNNSEIRYWSIKNGSCAGVFKGGATQMRFQPKAGRNLAAAADNFVSILDVETQACMRKLQGHKNLVHSVCWDPSGDFLASVSDDLVRVWSVGSSVRGECIHELSCSGNKFNTCVFHPTCPSLLVIGCYETLELWNMTENKTMTLHAHDKLVSSLAVSDATGLVASASHDKFVRLWK, encoded by the exons ATGTCTCAGAGTCAGACCAATTGGGAAGCTGATAAAAT GTtggatgtatatatatatgattaccTTATGAAGAGAAAATTACATGCTTCTGCAAAGGCATTTCAAGATGAAGGAAAAGTGTCTACAGATCCTGTAG CTATTGATGCACCTGGTGGCTTTCTTTTCGAATGGTGGTCTGTCTTTTGGGACATATTTATTGCTAGGACGAATGAGAAGCACTCAGAAGCAGCTGCATCTTACATTGAG ACGCAAGTGATGAAGGCGAGGGAGCTGCAGCAGCAACATCAGCAGCAGAAGCCTCAGCCGCAACAGCAAATGCAAATGCaaatgcagcagcagcagcagcagcagttCTTACAGAGgcagcaacagcagcaacagcagcaacaacagcagcaacaacagcaacaacagcagcagcagcagcagcaacagcagcgTCGAGATGGGACCCAGCTTCTAAATGGCACTGCCAATGGGCTTGTTGGCAATGATCCTCTTTTGAGGCAGAACCCTGCAACTGCTAATTCAATGGCAACAAAAATGTATGAGGAGAGATTAAAGCTTCCAATACAGAGGGATGGTTTGGATGATGCAGCTATCAAG CAAAGATTAGGTGATAATATGAGTCAGCTTCTGGATTCCAATCATGCCTCATTGTTGAAAGCCGCCACTACAGGTGGCCAGCCTCCTCG TCAAATGCTGCATGGTACACCTGGAGGTATGTTGGGGAATCTTCAACAAGCTCACAACCGGAGTCAGCAACTTCCTGGTTCGACACAG GACATAAAGACTGAGATGATGAACCCCAGAGCTGCTGCTCCAGAAGGATCATTGATTGGCGCTCATG GATCAAATCAAGGCAGTAACAATTTGACTCTGAAAGGATGGCCTTTAACG GGATTTGATCGGTTTCGATCTGGGATTCTTCAGCAGCAAACGTCTTTGATGCAGTCCCCTCAACCCTTCAATCAACTTCAGCTACAGCAGCAACTTATGCTTGCACAACAAAATCTGGCTTCCCCATCTGCCAATGACTTGGACAGTAGAAGGCTGAGAATGCTTCTCAACAATCAAAATACGGGTCTCGGGAAGGATGGTCAACTAAATTCTGTTGACGTATCTAACGTTGGATCACCAGTACAAGTTGGTTGCCCGGTATTACCTCGTGCGGATGCCGATATGATTATGAAG CAGATGCAAAGCAACAATCAACAGCAGCAACAGTATTCGCAGCATCCGCTTTCAAGTCAACAATCTCAGAGTTCAAGCCAACACCTACAGCAGcaagaaaaaattattggtTCTGGTGGCATTGTGGCAGATGGCAGCATGGCTAACACCTTACAAGGGAATGATCAG GCTTCAAAGAGTCAAATTGGGCGAAAGAGAAAGCAGCCAGTGTCATCTTCAGGTCCTGCCAATAGCTCAGGGACTGTTAATACCACAGGACCATCTCCCAGTTCACCTTCAACGCCTTCTACCCACACACCAGGAGATGTAATGTCTATGCCAACTTTATCCCATAATGGTGGTTCCTCAAAGTCTCTACTTATGTTTGGCTCTGATGGTTTGGGCTCACTTGCATCAGCGCAAAATAAATTG ACTGATGTGGACCGTTTTGTGGATGATGGATCTTTAGAGGATAATGTTGAATCGTTCTTATCACATGATGATGCTGACCCTAGAGGTAGAGTTGCTCGCTGTTCAGATGTCAGCAAAG GTTTCACTTTTACGGAAGTCCAGCTTATTCCGGCAAGTACAAGTAAAGTTGAATGCTGTCACTTCTCTTCAGATGGAAAATCACTTGCCACTGGTGGGCATGACCGAAAG GCTGTATTGTGGTGTACTGAGTCCTATACTGTAAAGTCTACACTTGAAGAGCATTCTCAATGGATAACCGATGTTCGTTTTAGTCCTAGCATGTCAAGGCTTGCTACATCTTCTGCTGACAAAACTGTCAGGGTTTGGGATGCTGATAAT CCTGGATATTCACTTCGGACTTTTGTGGGGCATTCTACAACTGTTATGTCAGTGGACTTCCACCCTAGTAAAGAGGACCTTCTCTGCTCTTGTGATAACAACAGTGAGATACGATACTGGAGTATCAAGAATGGTAGTTGTGCTGGGGTTTTCAAG GGTGGTGCAACTCAGATGAGGTTTCAACCCAAAGCTGGAAGAAACCTTGCAGCTGCAGCTGATAATTTTGTATCCATCCTTGATGTCGAGACGCAAGCTTGCATGCGTAAATTACAG GGCCATAAGAACCTTGTCCATTCTGTGTGCTGGGATCCTTCTGGTGACTTTCTAGCATCAGTGAGTGATGACTTGGTTAGAGTGTGGTCAGTTGGCTCCAGCGTCAGAGGGGAATGCATTCATGAGTTGAGCTGTTCTGGCAACAAATTTAATACATGTGTTTTCCATCCAACTTGTCCATCATTGTTGGTCATTGGCTGCTATGAG ACTTTGGAGCTTTGGAACATGACCGAGAACAAGACAATGACTCTGCATGCTCATGACAAGCTAGTATCTTCTTTGGCGGTATCAGATGCTACCGGGTTGGTTGCTTCAGCTAGCCACGACAAGTTTGTCAGGCTCTGGAAGTGA
- the LOC117635846 gene encoding transcriptional corepressor LEUNIG-like isoform X3, whose protein sequence is MSQSQTNWEADKMLDVYIYDYLMKRKLHASAKAFQDEGKVSTDPVAIDAPGGFLFEWWSVFWDIFIARTNEKHSEAAASYIETQVMKARELQQQHQQQKPQPQQQMQMQMQQQQQQQFLQRQQQQQQQQQQQQQQQQQQQQQQQQQRRDGTQLLNGTANGLVGNDPLLRQNPATANSMATKMYEERLKLPIQRDGLDDAAIKQRLGDNMSQLLDSNHASLLKAATTGGQPPRQMLHGTPGGMLGNLQQAHNRSQQLPGSTQDIKTEMMNPRAAAPEGSLIGAHGSNQGSNNLTLKGWPLTGFDRFRSGILQQQTSLMQSPQPFNQLQLQQQLMLAQQNLASPSANDLDSRRLRMLLNNQNTGLGKDGQLNSVDVSNVGSPVQVGCPVLPRADADMIMKMQSNNQQQQQYSQHPLSSQQSQSSSQHLQQQEKIIGSGGIVADGSMANTLQGNDQASKSQIGRKRKQPVSSSGPANSSGTVNTTGPSPSSPSTPSTHTPGDVMSMPTLSHNGGSSKSLLMFGSDGLGSLASAQNKLTDVDRFVDDGSLEDNVESFLSHDDADPRGRVARCSDVSKGFTFTEVQLIPASTSKVECCHFSSDGKSLATGGHDRKAVLWCTESYTVKSTLEEHSQWITDVRFSPSMSRLATSSADKTVRVWDADNPGYSLRTFVGHSTTVMSVDFHPSKEDLLCSCDNNSEIRYWSIKNGSCAGVFKGGATQMRFQPKAGRNLAAAADNFVSILDVETQACMRKLQGHKNLVHSVCWDPSGDFLASVSDDLVRVWSVGSSVRGECIHELSCSGNKFNTCVFHPTCPSLLVIGCYETLELWNMTENKTMTLHAHDKLVSSLAVSDATGLVASASHDKFVRLWK, encoded by the exons ATGTCTCAGAGTCAGACCAATTGGGAAGCTGATAAAAT GTtggatgtatatatatatgattaccTTATGAAGAGAAAATTACATGCTTCTGCAAAGGCATTTCAAGATGAAGGAAAAGTGTCTACAGATCCTGTAG CTATTGATGCACCTGGTGGCTTTCTTTTCGAATGGTGGTCTGTCTTTTGGGACATATTTATTGCTAGGACGAATGAGAAGCACTCAGAAGCAGCTGCATCTTACATTGAG ACGCAAGTGATGAAGGCGAGGGAGCTGCAGCAGCAACATCAGCAGCAGAAGCCTCAGCCGCAACAGCAAATGCAAATGCaaatgcagcagcagcagcagcagcagttCTTACAGAGgcagcaacagcagcaacagcagcaacaacagcagcaacaacagcaacaacagcagcagcagcagcagcaacagcagcgTCGAGATGGGACCCAGCTTCTAAATGGCACTGCCAATGGGCTTGTTGGCAATGATCCTCTTTTGAGGCAGAACCCTGCAACTGCTAATTCAATGGCAACAAAAATGTATGAGGAGAGATTAAAGCTTCCAATACAGAGGGATGGTTTGGATGATGCAGCTATCAAG CAAAGATTAGGTGATAATATGAGTCAGCTTCTGGATTCCAATCATGCCTCATTGTTGAAAGCCGCCACTACAGGTGGCCAGCCTCCTCG TCAAATGCTGCATGGTACACCTGGAGGTATGTTGGGGAATCTTCAACAAGCTCACAACCGGAGTCAGCAACTTCCTGGTTCGACACAG GACATAAAGACTGAGATGATGAACCCCAGAGCTGCTGCTCCAGAAGGATCATTGATTGGCGCTCATG GATCAAATCAAGGCAGTAACAATTTGACTCTGAAAGGATGGCCTTTAACG GGATTTGATCGGTTTCGATCTGGGATTCTTCAGCAGCAAACGTCTTTGATGCAGTCCCCTCAACCCTTCAATCAACTTCAGCTACAGCAGCAACTTATGCTTGCACAACAAAATCTGGCTTCCCCATCTGCCAATGACTTGGACAGTAGAAGGCTGAGAATGCTTCTCAACAATCAAAATACGGGTCTCGGGAAGGATGGTCAACTAAATTCTGTTGACGTATCTAACGTTGGATCACCAGTACAAGTTGGTTGCCCGGTATTACCTCGTGCGGATGCCGATATGATTATGAAG ATGCAAAGCAACAATCAACAGCAGCAACAGTATTCGCAGCATCCGCTTTCAAGTCAACAATCTCAGAGTTCAAGCCAACACCTACAGCAGcaagaaaaaattattggtTCTGGTGGCATTGTGGCAGATGGCAGCATGGCTAACACCTTACAAGGGAATGATCAG GCTTCAAAGAGTCAAATTGGGCGAAAGAGAAAGCAGCCAGTGTCATCTTCAGGTCCTGCCAATAGCTCAGGGACTGTTAATACCACAGGACCATCTCCCAGTTCACCTTCAACGCCTTCTACCCACACACCAGGAGATGTAATGTCTATGCCAACTTTATCCCATAATGGTGGTTCCTCAAAGTCTCTACTTATGTTTGGCTCTGATGGTTTGGGCTCACTTGCATCAGCGCAAAATAAATTG ACTGATGTGGACCGTTTTGTGGATGATGGATCTTTAGAGGATAATGTTGAATCGTTCTTATCACATGATGATGCTGACCCTAGAGGTAGAGTTGCTCGCTGTTCAGATGTCAGCAAAG GTTTCACTTTTACGGAAGTCCAGCTTATTCCGGCAAGTACAAGTAAAGTTGAATGCTGTCACTTCTCTTCAGATGGAAAATCACTTGCCACTGGTGGGCATGACCGAAAG GCTGTATTGTGGTGTACTGAGTCCTATACTGTAAAGTCTACACTTGAAGAGCATTCTCAATGGATAACCGATGTTCGTTTTAGTCCTAGCATGTCAAGGCTTGCTACATCTTCTGCTGACAAAACTGTCAGGGTTTGGGATGCTGATAAT CCTGGATATTCACTTCGGACTTTTGTGGGGCATTCTACAACTGTTATGTCAGTGGACTTCCACCCTAGTAAAGAGGACCTTCTCTGCTCTTGTGATAACAACAGTGAGATACGATACTGGAGTATCAAGAATGGTAGTTGTGCTGGGGTTTTCAAG GGTGGTGCAACTCAGATGAGGTTTCAACCCAAAGCTGGAAGAAACCTTGCAGCTGCAGCTGATAATTTTGTATCCATCCTTGATGTCGAGACGCAAGCTTGCATGCGTAAATTACAG GGCCATAAGAACCTTGTCCATTCTGTGTGCTGGGATCCTTCTGGTGACTTTCTAGCATCAGTGAGTGATGACTTGGTTAGAGTGTGGTCAGTTGGCTCCAGCGTCAGAGGGGAATGCATTCATGAGTTGAGCTGTTCTGGCAACAAATTTAATACATGTGTTTTCCATCCAACTTGTCCATCATTGTTGGTCATTGGCTGCTATGAG ACTTTGGAGCTTTGGAACATGACCGAGAACAAGACAATGACTCTGCATGCTCATGACAAGCTAGTATCTTCTTTGGCGGTATCAGATGCTACCGGGTTGGTTGCTTCAGCTAGCCACGACAAGTTTGTCAGGCTCTGGAAGTGA
- the LOC117635849 gene encoding sodium/pyruvate cotransporter BASS2, chloroplastic has product MSSMSRFSVKDFKLRTCDAFCRPSSSLSARRLQTHLDLSVPENGRSCAIQSKPWSPIVLQSKSRNSEVLCKATRNLSGDLPGSTSSGMSQYERIIETLTTLFPVWVILGTILGIYKPSAVTWLETDLFTLGLGFLMLSMGLTLTFEDFRRCLRNPWTVGVGFLAQYMIKPLLGFVIALTLKLSAPIATGLILVSCCPGGQASNVATYISKGNVALSVLMTTCSTIGAIIMTPLLTKLLAGQLVPVDAAGLAISTFQVVLMPTIVGVLANEFFPKVTSKIASVTPLIGVILTTLLCASPIGQVSEVLKTQGAQLILPVAVLHGAAFAIGYFVSKISFGESTSRTISIECGMQSSALGFLLAQKHFTNPLVAVPSAVSVVCMALGGSALAVFWRNTPVPVDDRDDFKE; this is encoded by the exons ATGTCGTCCATGTCTAGATTTTCTGTAAAGGATTTCAAGTTAAGAACATGTGACGCTTTCTGCAGGCCAAGCTCTTCTCTATCTGCAAGGAGGCTGCAAACTCATCTGG ATCTTTCTGTGCCTGAGAATGGAAGAAGTTGTGCAATCCAAAGCAAGCCATGGAGTCCCATCGTTTTGCAATCCAAATCAAg GAACTCTGAAGTTTTGTGCAAGGCTACAAGAAATTTATCTGGAGATCTTCCCGGTAGCACTTCTAGTGGGATGAGCCAGTACGAGAGAATAATTGAAACTTTGACAACTCTATTTCCTGTGTGG GTCATATTGGGCACCATCCTGGGGATCTACAAGCCATCTGCT GTAACTTGGTTGGAGACAGACCTTTTCACACTTGGACTGGGTTTCCTCATGCTTTCTATGGGTTTGACATTGACCTTCGAGGATTTTAGACGATGTTTACGTAATCCTTGGACT gTGGGTGTAGGATTTCTTGCACAGTACATGATAAAACCTCTGCTAGGCTTTGTCATTGCCCTg ACGCTAAAACTTTCTGCACCTATTGCGACTGGTCTTATCTTGGTCTCATGCTGTCCTGGTGGTCAGGCGTCAAATGTTGCAACTTATATATCTAAAGGAAATGTTGCACTTTCTGTTCTCATGACAAC GTGTTCAACAATAGGAGCTATTATTATGACACCGCTTCTTACCAAGCTTCTTGCTGGCCAGCTTGTTCCAGTTGATGCTGCG GGCCTAGCAATCAGCACTTTCCAGGTTGTTTTAATGCCAACAATTGTTGGAG TACTGGCAAATGAGTTCTTCCCCAAAGTCACTTCAAAAATAGCCTCAGTGACTCCTTTAATTGGAGTAATTCTCACCACTCTACTCTGTGCAAGCCCG ATCGGGCAAGTTTCTGAAGTCTTGAAAACACAAGGAGCACAACTAATACTCCCGGTGGCTGTTCTACATGGTGCTGCATTTGCTATTGGttattttgtttcaaaaatatcatttGGTGAATCTACTTCTCGTACCATATCCATAGAGTGTGGGATGCAG agCTCAGCACTTGGGTTTTTACTTGCTCAAAAGCATTTTACAAACCCTCTTGTAGCTGTCCCTTCAGCTGTTAGTGTTGTTTGCATGGCG CTCGGTGGGAGTGCTCTTGCTGTGTTTTGGAGAAACACACCAGTTCCTGTTGATGACAGGGATGATTTCAAAGAATAA